A stretch of DNA from Electrophorus electricus isolate fEleEle1 chromosome 18, fEleEle1.pri, whole genome shotgun sequence:
gataagatGATATGAATTGAAAACTTCTACTGTTGAAGGCTTGACCTAAAATGCTCAGGATggataagaaagaaaaatgtttaagcaAGTGTTATTGAATAGGCATTTCCTCTCAATCTCaatctctcccccctctcctatAGCTCCCTCAGCCATTCCCACAGTGCACCTTATGCGGGCCACAGCCAGCACCCTGAGTCTCTCCTGGTTACCCCCAGACCGGCCAAATGGGGTCATTCTGGATTATGAGATCAAGTACCAGGGGCAGGTAAGAAATGGCACATGAACTGCCAGCATAGGTTTATTAGGCCTCACCTTAAAATGGCTTCAGTTCCTTTCAAGCACAGGACAATGACAGGAACAGATGGCCCTCAGTCACAGTTTAAACCTGAAAAAGGCTAAAACATAAGCCTGGTGCAGGGTAGCCTAGTTCGAGTCACTttggttgttatttttgttgttttagttttattgaTACCTTTTTACTTACCAATTCTCCAGTAGTTTAAATCAAAGTCGTGATTGCCATGCTATCCTTCATTTACTCTCAAAACATGTTTCATTGGCTGATGTGATTTTTcacagtgtatgtgcatgtatgtctcaGGGAGAATCTTTCTCTCACACGGTCACCGCCCAGACCAGTTCTGCCCGCGTGGAGGGCCTGAAGAGTGGCACGGTGTATGTTGTCCAGGTACGAGCCCGCACGGTGGCAGGATACGGCTTGTACAGCAGCCCGGTGGACTTCAGCACAAATCTGCATGGTACACACCTACTTTTCATTAACCAGTTCTCAGTTACCTAGCTGCATGAACCATCTTATGCTGCAAATTATTGCGAGTGCAAATGTGTCTTCTCTATAGTCTAGTCATAATTATCTCATAAGTATTCAAAGTTATCATTATTGCTGCGTGTTCTTTGtttagtaacttttttttttgactgaccTTTTTTTGCTGGATGATTAAATGAATCTCATTGTATTCTGTGGCTTTCGGTGTGGTCATGCTTCTGTTGGAGAATACTGAGCTCATATGTAATGACTTTTGATTGGCCGTGTGGTACATCAGATGATCCAGAGCGGTCAGTGCAGGACCAGCTGCCCCTCATCATTGGCTCGGCTTCAGCTGGCTTCGTGGTCATCATCGCCATGGTGGTCATTGCTGTGGTTTGCCTGAGGTGAGAGCGAGATACCGAATCTTCTCAGTGTGCATTACATTACGCTAATGGGGCCTTACTACTCACATTCGTCACTGTTCTTTAGCATGTTGGTATTTTAATGGCTTGTTCCTTGGAACTCACTTGAAATTCAGTGCACTTTTGACTGCTCTTGCCTTAAAAGAGACTCAGGAGGAACACTgacaaatttttttaaaagtatccAGCGTTTTCTGTTTTGCAGAGGTGTTTTGACATTATGTTGCTCTTCAGCTTGTGGtagcagagaagagaaaagaaaagcttgCCTTTAGATGTCACAGGTTTCAGTGCAGGCTCGGACTCCTCCACATACAGCAAAGAATCCACACTGACATCGTGTCTGTGTTAGCTAGTCTTCCTGTCCAGGCCTTCCATATCATGCCCGATCCTCCCCTCCTCACTGTGGccccttttcttctttctcattcatgcattcactacccttgtgtgtgtgtgtgtgtgtctgtgtgcgtgcgaaTGTGTATTTGAGCGGCCCTCTGTGTGCGTGGGCGAGAGGCATCGTTCTCCCCTGCCATCCATTTAAATTGGAGATGAGATGCTAATTAGCAACAGGCGTCATTGTTAGCTCGGGTCAAGAGACAAAGGGGGTCCTGGGGACAGTGCATTCCAATAGGCCCCTTCTGCTCCCAGGAGCCTTCCAAAGTCCTGCTTCTGTGAACCCACCGAAGCAAAGGCCTAATGAGATGACTCCAGCACTAAAGACACTATTCAACACCTTTTACCTAATGACACAAGCATCAACACGGACCGAACCTAGCCCACTTATTCTGCTAAGCCCCGTTCGCTTAGAGTGCTGGGCCTGTAATGAGACAACACCCAGCTTGTGCTACGGAACCTTACGGACCTGCCCTTGTGCGGTGATGCCACTGTGTCTGGAGAGAACACGAAGTGGCCTCCACAGCCAATCCCCTGCGTCCACTGCTGTGGTCCAGAATGTGGTGTCCAGTGTGAAGTTAGTGCAGTTCCACAGAGGCCAGAGTAAGGCACACTTGTGGGGAGGGATCGTTGAACATGCTcatgctgtgagtgtgtgtgtgtgtgtgtgtgtgtgtgtgtgtgtgtgtgtgtgtgtgtgtgtgtgtgtgtgtgtgttctgggctTTCAGGAGGCAACGTACTGGCTCTGAGCTGGAGTACACTGAGAAACTCCAGCAGTACGGTGAGTTTCCTCTCCCACAGATGGTAGGAAAAGCACCCTAGATTACAGAAACCATATCTCTGTGTTCTGAGGGGGATTCATTGCATTAAGCCATTGCTTTGACTTGCAGTGTCTCCAGGTGTGAAAGTGTACATCGACCCATTCACTTACGAGGACCCCAATGAGGCTGTCCATGAGTTTGCCCGCGAGATCGACATCTCCTGTGTGAAGATAGAGGAAGTCATTGGAGCAGGTAAACAAGGCATTTCATGGCAGAAAGAGTGCTTTAGGCCAACCcaagccacaaacacagacacataccaCCTGCCCATTTCAACAGATCGGTCCATCAGAAAAAAGCTAACATCTAATCAGAACAAACCATGATagctaacattttttttaagtaatcaTTCAGCATTccaagcagagaaagagaaacatcaaATGGCTGTCTAGGGCTTTCAGAGGTCTTCCATGTGTACAAAGCAGTAACACATTACCATATTTAAGATGTAGAACTGTCAAGGGACAGGTGGAGCAGTCAGCTTGTACTTTAACCAAATGACTGCATGCAGCTTGCATGTTTCatcttcatctctttctttaTGTCTGTGCTGGTctattttttcctttcatctcattttattgctccatctcctcttctctcatTTCCTCACACATTTGGACACAAGTTCCTCATTACCTTCAAACTGCTCTCCCCTCGGAACACCACGGACTCTTTcttgtcctctctctccatccgtACCTCCCTCgcccctttctttctttctttctttttagaaTATCTCCACTGCTACAGAGCATGTCCCTCTCACCATGAGTGAGTTTTTGGCACCTTGGCTCAGATCCATATTCCTCTGACCCCCACTCCCTACCCCCATGCTCCCTTCCCTTTCTGTCTTTGCCCCTCCTCTAGGAGAGTTTGGGGAGGTGTGTCGTGGCAGACTGAAGCAGCCTGGCAGGAAGGAGATGGCCGTGGCCATCAAGACTCTGAAGGCGGGCTACACAGAGCGGCAGCGGCGGGACTTCCTGGCAGAGGCCAGCATCATGGGCCAGTTCGACCACCCCAATGTCATTCGCCTGGAAGGGGTGTTGACCAGGAGCTGTCCAGTGCTGATCGTCACTGAGTTCATGGAGAACGGTGCTCTGGATTCCTTCCTCAGGGTGAGTTGGGGCTGTGGGCCTTCCAAAAGCATTGCCCTCCGAGAGCATCATAAAATGGTGTTAAGTTAAGGCGTGAGCAGTTACTCAatggtagtggtagctcagtggttaagattaagacttgtaattagaaggttgctggtacaagccccaccactgccaagttgccgctgttgggcacctgagcaaggcccttaactctcaaatgctcaagttgtactcagtcataattgtaagttgctttggataaaagcatcagctgaaTACCATAAAAGTGAAAGGCAAGTTTTTCTACAGCAGTTGTCAATGTTAGAGTTTCTGGGGCATAGTGGCCTGATCTTCTGAGAGACCATGATAAATGAGCCAGGTCCTGTACCCTGATTTTAACTTCATGAACATCTAATTGGATTGGGCCAATGATGATGCCATTGTCCATCATCAATTGTTGATAGACGTCACAATGTTCAGACATGGTTTATTAAACTtaccttacttcattcatgtagacatttaaaaataatacttagaataatgctttatattattgtgtttattttgtagaatataTATCTCAAGACCAAAATAAATTCATGATAGTGGGGATAAATGGTTCTTTTGTGTgagcatacatttacatttaaatatattgctGACTAAATGGAAGAACTACTTTAGTGAaccctttattttaaaaagaggacatttttaaaaaaatgtcacacataTGGTTTTTCATGTTCAATTAATAGTAATTAATGTACAAAGGTAATTAATTGAATAGTCATTGGAGAAAGTGTAAAAGAACATATATAAGAATTTGTACTAGCTTTTGAAAGACTGCTGCTTATTCCCCTGTACATAGTGGTTCCCTGTAGAAATCTTCACATGCCTGTTAGGTAGACATTGCCCAACTCTAATGGCCGCAGTTTTGACTAAGCGGGTTGGAGCGGGAATCTAGCTACGAAGCCCTCTGATTTCTCCATGACGACAGAAAAGCTTGCAAATGCCCATGTGAGACAAGGCACCTGGGATTTCTTTTCAGAAATAACCTCGAGTCACCTACAACCTTCTCATGCCTCCGGCATCTCTCTGAAGATGGCGGTCATGTCAGAAAAGACTCCACAGAACAGCGCTGCTCTTAAATGAACCTGCATCTTCTGGAGCCCTATGCTTCAGCGATTCTTCTTTAAGCTATTCTTATTCACTAAAGACAGTGAGGCCTTCACCTCTCTTTCCCCCTTGCTCCCGTCATCTCATAGCACATATCTACACTTGCTCACCAACACAAGCTTTGACAAGAATCATCTTGAACATAGGAGGAAGAACAATTTCTAGAACCTTGTAACCAAATCTTTCCCTACCGCAATGGGAGCACACGCAAGTGCTTAATGATGTGATTACGTTCTTCCTGCTCCGAGGCTCAGCGTGAGTCATGTGGTATTTGGAGAGGCAGGAGATTGAGAAGTAGGTCTCTGAGACCTGCGTTTTACTAGCATTTAGAACTTAGCATGGTAGAGAGGACATATTCCTCTTAAATATGGCATTGTGTTTTCgagaaaaaagaacaatttcAGTGCCCCATGAAAAGGATGTTCTATATTATGCATGCAAGAATTAACAGGCAGAAGGAATCCTACTAGGAGATTAGCTACCAGGGAGATGAGCAAGTTTGCCCATCACAGCATCGCCAGTTCTGTTATCTCAGGGTGGATTACTCATTGCAGCAAAGACAGTCAAATGGAACCGTCACGGCAATTAACCCGATTAGCCCGGGAATGGTGTTGTGTCGTGCACCTGTAAACGGCGCTCACACGTTCGTCTCTCCCACTGCAGCTGAACGACGGCAGGTTCACGGTTACTCAACTTGTTGGAATGCTGCGAGGTGTCGCTGCTGGCATGAAGTACCTGTCAGACATGAACTACGTGCACCGCGACCTGGCCGCCCGCAACGTCCTGGTCAACAGCAACCTGGTGTGCAAAGTGTCTGACTTTGGCTTGTCCCGTTTCCTCGATGACAGTTCGTCGTCTGACCCCACCTACACCAGCTCACTGGTATGGTTCCAGTTTGTAAGATCCAGAGTGGATGTTTTAATTGGAAATTACTTGGAAATATACCTGCAAAATGCTACCCTGCCATTCATACCCATATTTAAATGGTCTGTAAAATCCTTATTAGAGTAAAGAAATCTGTTATCAAGCTCCactgtggaaaaaaatcttATCTTAGTGAAAAGATCTTAGGTCTagtgtaaatatataatatttctaattttgAGACTGTTGTAAGAAGATTACAGGATTATTGAACTTATTGCTATGTGTTTTATTACTTGTTTTAAGTAATTTTATTAGGTAAAATTCTCACTATATTGGCAGATGGTTTTCTTATTTCAAGATAAATGCTTAAAATTACCTGCCAATATCGTgagataattaaaataaaaaacagattaaaaaacagatttaaatgtgtcatttgCAAGTGATTTTTTTAGATCTTTTCCAAATGGGTTTATGGCTGTTTCATATGGAGATAATCTGTTATCAGCCTCAGCTGCCATACAATTTAGAATTAGAAAGTGTCAATTACATGCTCTTGGAAACATCTCAGTttgtgtggagaaaaaaaattcagCTCAGACCTTTAGCAGTAGCTTGTAAATTGAGCACTGTACAGATGTTGGCATTTCATGGTTAGCATAGTGCATTTTATGCTCTGGCATTAAATTGTGATACTGGAGGACTGAATGTGCTGCTTTCGTTACTTGGCCATCTTTAAGTAGTTCAGAATCGGCACACAAAAGGAGTGTTTCGAGCTCATAAACTATGGGAACGATGGAGCCATTTAGATAAAGATAGAATGGCATTTTTTGGTATTAGCATGTGTTTTGATTAGCTGCTTTGTCCTTGCTCTTCCGGACATAGCTGCTTCAATCCGGAGACAGCAAGAGCCATTTTGCTGTTGCTTGTGTGTCCTTAGCACAAATCAATGATCACACTGAAAAAGCCTAAAGGAGGGAAACCCATGAGAAAGTGTTGAGACTCAGCTCTAATTAGGCAACTATGGACCACTGGTGGGTTTGAAGTTGGCGTCTCAAACTCAGGCGTCTTATGTGGTGCGTGGGCGtatgtatatctctctctcccatctccaTCTCGCAGGGTGGCAAAATCCCGATCCGCTGGACCGCCCCCGAGGCTATCACCTTCCGCAAGTTCACCTCTGCCAGCGATGTGTGGAGCTATGGTATCGTTATGTGGGAGGTGATGTCATTCGGAGAGCGACCCTACTGGGATATGAGCAACCAGGACGTAAGAAGGCTCCTACCACAAGCATCAAACCAGTAGCACActtttacttgttttatttcagtttgtacAAATCGATGGAACAAGTACCAGAGTTTTGTCACTCTTTAGTTCTTACAAACGCGGAATATACATTCCGACTTTCTGCTTGCCTATCACTATCGCTCTGCAAGCAGTGTGAAACGAGCTGTAAGCCTGTGAGTGCTGTCTCCCTCACGCTCGCATCAGCCAAAAAACGCTAACGTGAGTGAAATCTCCCAAGGACCAGCCAACATGATCTCATTTACATAACGCTAACTAGGTTTCGCTCACTTTTAGCGGGACTGGCGTTTTCCACAGCAGCGTCCCTCCTCGCGCTCACCGAGGAAGGCAGTGGCACCAAAGATGTCTGCCTCAacctgtttttgtctttggtttgtctgttttgtttatttgggtcTCGTTTTgcttccccaccccccaccccaccggCCCACTGCAGGTGATGAACGCGGTGGAACAGGACTATAGGCTACCTCCGCCCATGGACTGCCCGGCCTCGCTCCACCAGCTGATGCTAGAATGCTGGATGAAGGAGCGGAATGCCCGGCCGCGTTTCGCCCAGATTGTCGGCACGCTGGACAAGCTTCTTCGTAACGCTGCCGGCCTGAAGCCGCTGACCTCCGCACAATCAGGGTGAGCCCGTGCGCTTAGCCTTGCCTCactgcctcccctcccccaccacctcTCCTGACCACAGCAGGCCGACTGACCGCAAGCATAGTGACTAAGCCTTTATGCAATAGTTCTATATTTAGTTTCTCGTTTGAAGGCCAACATGTTCTTTACAGTGAcctactataaaaaaaaatgtcaacatCAAATAAATGTAGGCAGAAATGGGAAATGATTACAGTGCAGAGAAAGACTCGGCCACTTAATTTCTCGGAATAGGCAGCTGACCAAAGATTTTGGCAGCATAGCACTCTAGATCTGGATTACTTTACAGCATGTATGTCTGAGATGTGCAGTGTTAAAATGAGCATGACTGCACCAAAATAGAGCTTGCACAGGCCTTGCACTGTTGTCCACCCAGCTGAATACCCAGGCCAAGCTTGGTCCGTACAAGATCATCCCTGACGTTACGGGGGCTGACCTCCCCCGAGCAATCTCTGACTATGCCGTGGGCCGAGAAATAAAAGCCACCTGCGGAGTCCAGAGTCAGGCACATGCAGGCCTTCCTAAACAGATGGTTGACGTGCATCTTGGGGTCTCTGTTTCAGAGGCGGTGTGGGGGTTGATTTTAACATTGCGGTCTTAGGATCAAGCATAGTCAGGCAATGGTGCCTGTGGTGGGCAGGAGCATGTAGAGGGACTGGGGAGGGTGACGTGGGGCTGATCATGGGTTGACGCAGGGACGCGTGCCATACAGATGGAAGAGAAGCTATGGAGAGAAGGGTGCCTTTAATCAGGTTACTAATGAGCTTTTTAATGCAGCAAGTGATGAGGGCCGGGCGCGCGCCTCTGAGAGGGGCAGTgcgtatgatgtgtgtgtgtatgtgtgtgtgtgtgatgtgtgtctgtgcatgcatgcgtgggCACAAGAGAGACGCTCTTGTATGGAGGTGCATGCTGATGCCCTGCCTATGATTCATTTATGCTCGCATCTGTATGCGAGAGCAGCTCGATGTGATCCAGTGCCATGCAGTGGTCCAATCTCCAGAGCCTGCGGCTGCAAGCATATGctagggatgtgtgtgtgtgtgtgtctgtgtgtgtgtgtgtgtgtgtgtgtgtaccatttcATTTGAGCATGTGCATACTTAGTACTCCTTTCATGTGTAAATTGATTGAAATACCTTTCACTGCTCTCGTCAGTTCTTCAGTTAGCTGTTTTTATGGCTCCTAAATGGCGAAGTCATTGGACAGTGACTTGTGCTGAATCTATCTTCTTCCTCGCTCTCTTTACCCCTTGCACTTtccctctaactctctctccatcccttgctctttctctctactctctttctccatcctcCCTTAATCTGTTTGTCCatgtcttgctttctctcttgctctttcacCCTCTTGCTTGCTCTTTTTTGCGTCTTTCTCATTCTCAATTTCTTCATCTATATCTCACACTCTCTAGGGACCTGTATCGTATTGGCGGAACCCTACCCGGGCATCAGAGCAAAAGTTTAGGTGGCGTGCAGGACATGAGGCAGATGAGTCAAACTCTCCCTATCCGAGTCTGACCA
This window harbors:
- the ephb3a gene encoding ephrin type-B receptor 3, with translation MTMDYLLFLYSLLVPVVSAVEETLMDSKWATTELAWTTYPESGWEEVSGYDDSMNPIRTYQVCNVLEPNQNNWLRTDFIPRRGVLRVYVELKFSVRDCASIPNIPGSCKETFNLFYYESDGDTATATSPSWRENPYVKVDTIAPDESFSLLESGIVNTKVRSFGPLSKAGFYLAFQDLGACMSLISARVFFKKCSTTIASFAVFPETATGAEATSLVIAAGACVPNAVEVSVPLKLYCNGDGEWMVPVGSCTCMPGFEPAKKDTQCQACTAGSFKFKQGESFCMPCPPNSHANSRASSVCPCQSSYHRADSDSPDLPCTTIPSAPLNVISSVNETSVSLEWAEPRDSGGRADVVYNVVCKKCSHGGGPCARCDDNVEVSPRRLGLAERWAAVRNLQAHTRYSFEIQAVNGVSAKSPAAPHYATVNITTNQAAPSAIPTVHLMRATASTLSLSWLPPDRPNGVILDYEIKYQGQGESFSHTVTAQTSSARVEGLKSGTVYVVQVRARTVAGYGLYSSPVDFSTNLHDDPERSVQDQLPLIIGSASAGFVVIIAMVVIAVVCLRRQRTGSELEYTEKLQQYVSPGVKVYIDPFTYEDPNEAVHEFAREIDISCVKIEEVIGAGEFGEVCRGRLKQPGRKEMAVAIKTLKAGYTERQRRDFLAEASIMGQFDHPNVIRLEGVLTRSCPVLIVTEFMENGALDSFLRLNDGRFTVTQLVGMLRGVAAGMKYLSDMNYVHRDLAARNVLVNSNLVCKVSDFGLSRFLDDSSSSDPTYTSSLGGKIPIRWTAPEAITFRKFTSASDVWSYGIVMWEVMSFGERPYWDMSNQDVMNAVEQDYRLPPPMDCPASLHQLMLECWMKERNARPRFAQIVGTLDKLLRNAAGLKPLTSAQSGDLYRIGGTLPGHQSKSLGGVQDMRQMSQTLPIRV